The Haloarcula limicola genomic sequence GAGGACCACCACACGCACCTCTACACCGGCATCACCGGCGGCCGCGAGAACATGCGCCGACTCTCGGAGGCCGGACTGGACGAGATCCGCTTCCACCCACCGCTAGAGCAGTGGGGTGACCTCCACGGCACGGAGTGGGAGGAGATCCTCTACATCGCCCGTGAAGAGGGACTGACTCCCGCCTTCGAGATCCCCGGTATCCGCGCCGAAGAGGAGTTCCTGGAGTTCCTAGACGAGGGAGCCGCCGACTTCTGTAACATCAACGAGTTCGAGATGTCCGACGGCAACTACCGGCGGATGCAGGAGGAAGGCTTCGAACTCAAGGACGACCACATGAGCGCCGTCGAGGGGAGCCACGACATCTTAGAGAAGATGGGCGACCACGAGAAGGTCTACTTCTGTACGAGCGTCTTCAAGGACGCCGCCCAGCACCGCTCCCGACTCAAGCGGATGGCTCGCAACGTCCGACGGCCGTTCGACGACGTGACCGAGGACGGCACGCTCGTCTACGGAAAGACGTGGACCACCGAGGCGCGACTGGAGGCGCTCGGCGTCCCCGAGGAGTTCTACACCGTCAAATCGGACCACGTCGAAGTCGCGTGGTGGCTCTTAGAGGAGATGGTCGAGGACGGCGACGTCGAGGAGGGCGAGATCGTCGAGCAGTACCCGACCTACGACGGGACGGTCGTCGAGCGGACGCCGCTGGCCGGCGGCGGGCAGGCGGCTGCTGGCGATTGAATTGCGTATGCGACGCGAGTGAGAGCCGGTTTCTCTGCCGAAGTTCCGACAGGCGGTCATCAGCGGTGACCTACAGGAACAGGCGTCAGTCTGCGAGACGCTCTCGACCGTCGGTCCGTGACTCTCGGTCGGCAGTCGCCGCGGGGGCAGGCGAGTCCAATCGACGTGCGAGGCGGACAGTCGCCACGATGAAGACGAGCGCGGCGAGACTCGCGCCGACGAGAACCGGCGCGGAGAGGAGGCCGACGACGCCGGCCAACACGGTCAGGTAGCCGACGAGACCGAGGAGCGTAAGCGAGTCGTTCGCGCCGATTCCGGCGTACTGCGCGTCTCCGCGTCGGGCGTAGCGAGGGGATACCATCGTGTATAGAGAGGTCGCCGCCCCCGATAAGTGTAATCTGAAATATACTTCTGTCCCGTCGGTTACTGAAATTTCCTTCACCCGGCGTCGCGCCTGTCACTTTCTATCACGCTGAGGGCGTCGTCAACGACGAGGGTCAGCGCGGCGTCGCCGCTCCGGTAGGTCACGCTCGCGCGGAACGGGTCGCGCTGGCGGATGACCGCGTGGTCGGTGTTCCACGCGCTGAATTCCCAGAACGGCCGTTCGTTGACGTCGATGCCGTAATCGTAATAGAAGGAAACGACGGCGGGGTGTGAGAGCAGGGCGGCCCCGAGGTCGCCGATGAGTTCGGC encodes the following:
- a CDS encoding radical SAM protein codes for the protein MISEGCEQCAKGGKMVLFVYGYCDQRDCFYCPLGENRKNVTQMYANERPVETDEDVIEEAKRMSALGTSITGGEPQEALDRTCHYLSLLKDEFGEDHHTHLYTGITGGRENMRRLSEAGLDEIRFHPPLEQWGDLHGTEWEEILYIAREEGLTPAFEIPGIRAEEEFLEFLDEGAADFCNINEFEMSDGNYRRMQEEGFELKDDHMSAVEGSHDILEKMGDHEKVYFCTSVFKDAAQHRSRLKRMARNVRRPFDDVTEDGTLVYGKTWTTEARLEALGVPEEFYTVKSDHVEVAWWLLEEMVEDGDVEEGEIVEQYPTYDGTVVERTPLAGGGQAAAGD